One region of Lactobacillus johnsonii genomic DNA includes:
- the guaA gene encoding glutamine-hydrolyzing GMP synthase translates to MAKTNLNDFDKIIVLDFGSQYNQLITRRIRDFGIYSELLPHNLSIEKIKEMAPKGIIFSGGPNSVYDKGALKVDPEIFKLGIPILGICYGMQLMSYDLGGKVEKADNSEYGRADIEVTDPNAVLFEGLPREQYVWMSHGDLVTKAPEGFTVTAKSKNCPISAIANDEKKFYGIQFHAEVRNSEYGLDILKNFAFKVCDAEANWTMDDFIEMQVEEIREKVGDKKVILGLSGGVDSSVTATLLHKAIGDQLTAIFVDHGMLRKDEGDQVMQALNKDLGVNIIRVNAQERFLNKLKGVTDPEQKRKIIGKEFIEVFNEEAKKLKDVDFLAQGTLYTDVIESGTNTAQTIKSHHNVGGLPEDMHFELIEPLRKLFKDEVRELGEKLGIPHDLVWRQPFPGPGLGIRVIGEVTEDKLKIVRESDAILREEIKNAGLQEDIWQYFTVLPGIRSVGVMGDGRTYDYTIGIRAVTSIDGMTADFAQIPWDVLSKISTRIVDECDHINRVVYDITSKPPSTIEWE, encoded by the coding sequence GTGGCTAAGACTAATCTAAATGATTTTGACAAGATTATTGTGCTTGATTTTGGTAGTCAATACAATCAATTGATTACTCGTCGAATTCGTGATTTTGGTATTTATTCAGAACTTTTACCACATAACTTAAGCATTGAAAAGATCAAAGAAATGGCACCTAAGGGAATCATCTTTTCTGGTGGTCCAAACAGTGTTTACGACAAGGGTGCTTTAAAAGTTGATCCTGAAATTTTCAAGCTTGGTATTCCAATTTTGGGGATTTGTTATGGGATGCAACTCATGAGCTACGATTTAGGCGGTAAGGTCGAAAAGGCTGATAATTCCGAGTATGGTCGTGCCGATATTGAGGTAACTGATCCTAATGCAGTTTTATTTGAAGGCTTGCCAAGAGAACAATACGTTTGGATGAGTCATGGTGATTTAGTAACTAAGGCTCCAGAAGGCTTTACTGTAACTGCTAAAAGCAAGAATTGTCCAATTTCTGCAATTGCTAACGATGAGAAGAAATTCTACGGAATTCAATTCCATGCCGAAGTTCGCAATTCTGAATATGGTTTAGATATTTTAAAAAATTTCGCATTTAAGGTTTGTGATGCCGAAGCAAACTGGACCATGGATGACTTTATTGAAATGCAAGTTGAAGAAATTCGTGAAAAAGTTGGCGATAAGAAGGTCATCTTAGGTCTTTCTGGTGGGGTTGATTCTAGTGTTACTGCTACTCTTCTTCATAAGGCAATTGGCGATCAATTAACTGCGATTTTTGTTGATCACGGGATGCTTCGTAAAGATGAAGGCGATCAAGTAATGCAAGCTTTGAACAAGGATCTTGGCGTTAATATTATTCGCGTAAATGCACAAGAACGTTTCTTGAATAAGCTCAAGGGAGTAACTGATCCTGAACAAAAACGTAAGATCATTGGTAAAGAATTTATTGAAGTCTTCAACGAAGAAGCTAAAAAGTTAAAAGATGTTGACTTCTTAGCTCAAGGTACTTTATATACAGATGTTATTGAGTCAGGAACTAACACTGCTCAAACTATTAAGTCACACCACAATGTTGGTGGTCTTCCTGAGGACATGCACTTTGAATTAATTGAACCACTTCGTAAACTTTTCAAGGATGAAGTTCGTGAACTTGGTGAAAAGCTCGGTATTCCTCATGATTTGGTATGGCGTCAACCATTCCCAGGTCCAGGTCTTGGTATTCGTGTTATTGGTGAAGTTACTGAAGACAAGCTTAAGATCGTGCGTGAATCAGATGCAATTTTACGTGAAGAAATCAAGAATGCTGGTCTTCAAGAAGATATTTGGCAATACTTCACTGTTTTACCAGGTATTCGTTCAGTTGGTGTTATGGGGGATGGTCGTACTTATGACTACACCATCGGTATTCGTGCCGTAACTTCAATTGATGGTATGACTGCTGACTTTGCCCAAATTCCATGGGATGTTTTGAGCAAGATTTCTACTAGAATTGTAGATGAATGTGATCACATTAACCGCGTAGTTTACGATATCACCAGTAAGCCACCTTCCACTATTGAATGGGAATAG
- a CDS encoding DUF1934 domain-containing protein, with protein sequence MTKEVEIKITSKIHQEDESAVFERDGLGSIEKVGEDWRIKYSEKNKEGDVEVKLLIKPNELVMQRGDAKGDHTLMKFEPGEKRKCKVIASGKQMNLESLTNKLNFSEISPGKMQLKVEYDLFSGLYLVGNYAIKIDIIE encoded by the coding sequence ATGACCAAGGAAGTTGAAATTAAAATTACTAGTAAAATTCATCAGGAAGATGAATCAGCTGTTTTTGAAAGAGATGGCTTAGGATCAATTGAAAAAGTTGGTGAAGATTGGCGCATAAAATATAGCGAGAAAAATAAAGAGGGCGATGTTGAGGTAAAATTATTAATTAAGCCAAATGAGCTTGTAATGCAACGAGGCGACGCTAAAGGTGATCATACGCTAATGAAATTTGAACCAGGAGAAAAAAGAAAATGCAAGGTTATAGCTTCTGGTAAGCAAATGAATTTAGAGTCTTTGACTAATAAATTGAATTTTTCTGAAATTTCTCCAGGAAAAATGCAACTAAAAGTTGAATATGATCTCTTTTCTGGTCTATACTTAGTAGGTAACTATGCAATAAAGATTGATATAATAGAATAG
- a CDS encoding nucleobase:cation symporter-2 family protein produces MKHTQVNHKKAALLGLQHLLAMYSGAIAVPLLIGTALKFNSTQMTYLVSIDIFMCGLATALQLLRNRYFGIGLPVVLGCAIQAVAPLQMIGKKFTIGTMYGAIIVAGIFVFLVAGYFSKIKKLFPPVVTGSLITVIGLSLIPVSIQNLGGGNSTTKNFGDPKNLLTGFITVAIILALQVWGKGFIKSIAVLVGLIAGTLIASTLGMVSLTPVAQASWFHLPQPFYFGMPQFEWSSSLTMIIIALVSMVESTGVFFAIGDLLHKDITSDDLKKGYRAEGLAQILGGIFNTFPYTTFSQNVGLLELSGITTKRPIYWASGFLILMGLLPKFGALVTIIPNSVLGGAMLVMFTMIAVQGMRMLKRVDFEDTRNILIVAISIGLGLGVTVYPQVFQALPETIQLFLGNGIVVASLSATILNLLFKGKSGLEEQPILAAPEKIEVQH; encoded by the coding sequence ATGAAGCACACACAAGTTAACCACAAAAAAGCTGCTTTACTAGGTCTACAACATTTACTTGCAATGTATTCAGGAGCAATTGCAGTCCCGCTTTTGATTGGAACTGCCTTGAAGTTCAACTCCACTCAAATGACTTATCTAGTTTCAATCGATATTTTCATGTGTGGTTTAGCAACTGCTCTCCAGCTTCTACGTAATCGTTATTTCGGAATTGGCTTACCTGTTGTTTTAGGGTGTGCTATTCAAGCTGTAGCTCCTCTTCAAATGATTGGAAAAAAATTCACAATTGGTACTATGTATGGTGCAATCATCGTAGCAGGTATTTTCGTATTTTTAGTAGCGGGCTATTTTTCTAAGATCAAAAAGCTCTTTCCACCAGTTGTAACTGGAAGCTTAATTACAGTAATTGGCCTTTCCTTAATTCCGGTTTCTATTCAAAATCTTGGCGGAGGTAATTCTACAACTAAAAACTTCGGTGATCCTAAAAATCTTTTAACTGGTTTTATAACTGTAGCAATTATTTTAGCATTGCAGGTTTGGGGCAAAGGTTTCATTAAGTCAATTGCCGTTTTAGTTGGTTTAATTGCTGGTACATTAATTGCAAGTACACTTGGAATGGTATCTCTTACTCCAGTTGCACAAGCTTCTTGGTTCCACTTACCACAACCATTTTATTTCGGTATGCCACAATTTGAGTGGTCATCTAGCCTAACCATGATTATCATTGCACTAGTTTCAATGGTTGAATCAACCGGTGTCTTCTTTGCTATTGGTGATTTACTCCACAAAGATATCACAAGCGATGACCTCAAAAAAGGTTATCGTGCTGAAGGGCTCGCACAGATCCTTGGCGGAATCTTTAACACATTCCCCTACACTACTTTTTCACAAAATGTTGGTTTACTTGAATTGTCAGGTATCACTACTAAAAGACCTATTTACTGGGCATCAGGCTTTTTAATATTAATGGGATTATTGCCAAAATTTGGTGCCTTAGTAACTATTATTCCAAACTCAGTTTTGGGCGGAGCAATGTTAGTAATGTTTACTATGATTGCCGTTCAAGGGATGCGGATGCTTAAACGCGTTGATTTTGAAGATACTCGCAATATTTTAATAGTTGCTATTTCAATTGGCCTTGGATTAGGAGTTACTGTTTATCCACAAGTTTTCCAAGCTTTACCCGAAACTATTCAGTTATTCCTTGGAAATGGTATTGTTGTAGCTAGTTTAAGTGCTACTATCCTCAACCTATTATTTAAAGGAAAATCCGGTTTAGAAGAACAGCCTATCCTTGCTGCACCAGAAAAGATTGAGGTACAACACTAA
- a CDS encoding CTP synthase — protein MTKYIFVTGGVVSSLGKGISASSLGRLLKNRGLKVTMQKFDPYINIDPGTMNPYQHGEVYVTDDGTEADLDLGHYERIVDVRTSKYSNVTTGKIYQEVLDKERRGDYHGATVQVIPHITDMIKKKIMRAALTTDSDVIISEIGGTVGDIESTPFMEAIRQMRREVGEENVMYIHCTLVPYLHAAHEMKTKPTQHSVAELRSIGIQPNMLVLRAEKSIAQELKNKISTFTDVPVDRIIESIDAPSLFDLPLAFQEQGMDQKVCDFLHLESPKPEADMEAWKKLDKRAKNLKHETTITLVGKYVELEDAYISVTDALQHAGYLYDTKIKVNKVQAEDITEDNIAEIMKDSDGLIVPGGFGTRGLEGMITSIKYAREHDIPFLGICLGMQMASVEFARNVLGLKDANSAEANPDTKNNIIDIMADKRDEENIGGTLRLGLYPATLKKGTKTREAYDDQDVIQERHRHRYEFNNEYREAFEKAGMVFSGVSPDNHLVEIIEIPNKKFFIAAQYHPEFLSRPQRPEGLFKAFIGAASGLPVQHFN, from the coding sequence ATGACAAAGTATATTTTTGTGACTGGTGGAGTTGTTTCATCACTAGGTAAGGGGATTTCAGCTTCAAGTTTAGGACGTTTACTTAAAAATCGTGGCTTAAAAGTTACCATGCAAAAGTTTGATCCTTACATTAATATCGATCCAGGTACAATGAATCCATATCAACATGGGGAAGTTTATGTTACTGATGATGGTACAGAAGCTGACCTTGACTTGGGTCACTATGAAAGAATTGTTGATGTTAGAACAAGTAAATATTCTAATGTTACTACTGGTAAGATCTATCAAGAAGTGCTTGATAAAGAACGTCGCGGTGACTATCATGGTGCAACTGTGCAAGTAATTCCGCATATTACGGACATGATTAAGAAAAAAATCATGCGTGCTGCCTTAACAACTGATTCAGATGTCATTATTTCTGAAATTGGTGGTACTGTAGGTGATATCGAATCTACTCCATTTATGGAAGCAATTCGACAAATGCGTCGTGAAGTTGGTGAAGAAAATGTAATGTATATCCACTGTACATTAGTACCTTATCTTCATGCCGCTCACGAAATGAAAACTAAGCCAACACAACATTCAGTTGCTGAACTTAGAAGTATTGGTATTCAACCAAATATGCTTGTTTTGAGAGCTGAAAAATCAATTGCTCAAGAATTAAAAAATAAGATTTCAACTTTTACTGATGTTCCAGTAGACCGTATTATTGAATCCATTGATGCTCCTTCACTTTTTGATTTACCACTTGCTTTCCAAGAACAAGGTATGGACCAAAAAGTTTGCGACTTTTTACACTTAGAAAGTCCAAAGCCAGAAGCAGATATGGAAGCTTGGAAGAAATTAGATAAACGTGCAAAGAACTTAAAGCATGAAACTACTATTACTTTAGTAGGTAAGTATGTAGAACTTGAAGATGCATATATTTCTGTCACTGATGCTCTGCAACACGCTGGTTACTTATATGACACTAAAATTAAGGTAAATAAGGTCCAAGCAGAAGACATCACTGAAGATAACATTGCAGAAATTATGAAGGATTCAGATGGATTAATTGTACCTGGTGGTTTTGGTACACGTGGTCTTGAAGGTATGATTACTTCAATTAAATATGCCCGTGAACACGATATCCCATTTTTAGGAATCTGCTTAGGTATGCAAATGGCTAGTGTTGAATTTGCTAGAAATGTGCTCGGCTTAAAAGATGCTAATAGTGCAGAAGCTAATCCAGATACTAAGAATAATATTATTGACATTATGGCTGACAAGCGTGATGAAGAGAATATTGGTGGTACTCTTCGTTTAGGTCTATACCCAGCAACTTTAAAAAAGGGTACTAAGACACGTGAAGCATACGATGATCAAGATGTAATCCAAGAAAGACACCGTCACCGTTATGAATTCAATAATGAATATCGTGAAGCATTTGAAAAAGCAGGCATGGTCTTCTCCGGTGTTTCTCCAGACAATCATTTAGTAGAAATTATTGAGATTCCAAATAAAAAATTCTTTATCGCAGCTCAATATCATCCGGAATTTTTAAGTCGTCCACAAAGACCGGAAGGATTGTTTAAAGCATTTATTGGTGCAGCAAGTGGTCTTCCGGTACAACATTTTAACTAG
- a CDS encoding HsdM family class I SAM-dependent methyltransferase encodes MAKSIEEKVEEYYKNKFDEYGIRHFGKTESINNDISNALSEAESKSGGKGNNYPDIKLLLDDGHSRRIPVMIEAKGGKNKLEKLDKEGNIILETKFASDSKEGAKNPHKKGDINYSTITTYAVNGALHYGRAILKYSTYKEVLIIGVNGTKLDDDGVVSDPECKAYYVSENNNMLPKHVKELDKSLVLLKQNNIGKLYDIFDKLSLTDEEIEKLKKETETKLESRIKEIHQRIYDDKSIKHTLETNEKLYLFTGLIMAGLNTQGIKRLEVSDLSSNNSEIMNDGTLVLQHISSFLTARNAERNKIDLINSLLGPIFRKKGMWEPINGESLIKSLYAQISTDVIPLLEGNLHLDFTGKILNSLSDWVSIENDAANDVVLTPSYVTRFMAMLARTNKDSFVWDIAMGSGGFLVSAMDIMIKDAKNSIQDSEKLEKKIRNIKQHQLLGVEILGNIYILAVLNMILMGDGSTNMLNDDSHKIYKQLSFPANVFLLNPPYSADGKGFNFVEEALSQMTNGYAAILIQENAGSGNGLPYTKRILENNTLVASIHMPNDIFTGKASVQTAIYVFKVARPHEEDDMVTFVDMSEDGYTRQNRKKSSQEVNLRDTDHAKERYEEVEAIILGKKPKTSYYTEANGKVIHDSISLDGNDWTFSQHQVIDTTPTEEDFKNVVAEYLSWKVSQLIKKGSENDRI; translated from the coding sequence ATGGCAAAAAGTATTGAAGAAAAAGTAGAAGAATATTATAAAAACAAATTTGATGAATATGGTATCAGACACTTTGGTAAAACGGAAAGTATTAATAATGATATTTCCAATGCTTTAAGTGAAGCAGAGTCAAAATCTGGTGGTAAAGGGAATAACTACCCTGATATTAAATTGCTATTGGATGATGGACATTCACGCAGAATTCCAGTTATGATCGAAGCTAAAGGTGGAAAGAATAAGCTGGAAAAGTTAGATAAAGAAGGCAATATTATTCTTGAAACTAAGTTTGCTTCGGATTCAAAAGAAGGTGCCAAAAATCCACATAAAAAAGGCGATATAAATTATTCTACTATCACTACTTATGCTGTTAATGGTGCTCTGCACTATGGTAGAGCTATTTTGAAGTATTCTACTTATAAAGAGGTTCTAATCATTGGTGTGAACGGAACTAAGTTAGATGACGATGGTGTTGTATCTGATCCTGAATGTAAGGCATATTATGTTTCAGAAAATAATAATATGCTTCCTAAGCATGTAAAAGAATTAGATAAATCTTTAGTTCTACTAAAACAGAATAATATTGGAAAATTATACGATATTTTCGATAAATTGAGCTTAACCGATGAGGAAATCGAAAAACTAAAAAAAGAAACTGAAACTAAGTTAGAATCAAGAATCAAAGAAATTCACCAACGTATTTACGATGATAAATCTATAAAACATACGTTGGAAACTAATGAAAAGTTATATTTGTTTACTGGCTTAATTATGGCAGGCCTTAATACACAGGGCATCAAACGTCTAGAAGTATCAGATTTAAGTTCTAACAATAGTGAGATAATGAATGATGGAACTCTTGTATTGCAGCATATTTCATCTTTTTTAACTGCTCGTAATGCTGAGAGGAATAAAATTGATTTGATTAATTCTTTATTGGGTCCTATCTTTAGAAAGAAAGGAATGTGGGAACCGATAAACGGTGAAAGTCTTATTAAAAGTCTTTACGCTCAAATAAGTACAGATGTTATTCCTTTATTAGAAGGTAATTTACACCTAGACTTTACTGGTAAAATATTAAATTCTTTAAGTGACTGGGTATCAATTGAGAATGATGCGGCTAACGATGTTGTTTTGACACCAAGCTATGTAACTAGATTTATGGCTATGTTGGCTAGAACAAATAAAGATTCATTCGTCTGGGATATTGCTATGGGTAGTGGTGGATTCTTAGTTTCGGCTATGGATATTATGATTAAAGATGCTAAGAATAGTATTCAAGATAGTGAAAAACTAGAGAAAAAAATAAGGAATATCAAACAACATCAGCTATTAGGTGTTGAAATTTTAGGAAATATCTACATACTTGCAGTTTTAAATATGATTCTTATGGGCGACGGTTCTACTAATATGCTTAATGATGATTCCCATAAGATTTACAAACAATTATCTTTTCCAGCTAATGTCTTTTTGTTAAATCCACCATATTCAGCTGATGGTAAAGGATTTAACTTTGTAGAAGAAGCTTTATCACAAATGACAAACGGATATGCTGCAATTTTAATTCAAGAAAATGCCGGTAGTGGCAATGGATTACCTTATACCAAGCGGATTCTAGAGAATAATACTTTAGTTGCTTCAATTCATATGCCGAATGATATCTTTACTGGCAAAGCTTCAGTACAGACAGCTATTTACGTCTTTAAAGTAGCACGACCACATGAAGAAGATGACATGGTAACTTTTGTTGATATGTCTGAAGATGGATACACTAGACAAAATCGTAAGAAATCCAGTCAAGAGGTAAATCTTCGTGATACTGATCATGCTAAAGAACGCTATGAAGAAGTCGAAGCAATTATCTTAGGTAAGAAACCAAAGACCAGTTATTATACAGAAGCTAATGGTAAAGTCATTCATGATTCAATTAGTTTAGATGGGAATGATTGGACATTTAGTCAACACCAAGTTATTGATACTACTCCTACTGAAGAAGATTTTAAGAATGTAGTAGCAGAATACCTAAGTTGGAAAGTTAGTCAATTGATAAAAAAGGGGAGTGAAAATGATAGAATTTAA
- a CDS encoding xanthine phosphoribosyltransferase, whose protein sequence is MKLLEERIRKDGEVLDGNVLKINSFLNHQVDPQLMMEVGKEFKRLFENEKITKVLTCEASGIAPGIMAAYQLGVPMVFARKKKPSTLNDAVYWADVFSYTKKVNNKICVEKKFLSSDDHLLIIDDFLAHGEAVKGMLNIADQANATVAGVGVVVAKEFQGGSEWVKDHGYRLEALARIADFENNQVHFVGEE, encoded by the coding sequence TTGAAATTACTTGAGGAACGGATTCGTAAAGATGGAGAAGTATTAGATGGCAATGTTTTAAAAATTAACTCTTTTCTAAATCATCAAGTCGATCCGCAACTTATGATGGAAGTCGGTAAGGAATTTAAGCGTTTATTCGAAAACGAAAAAATTACTAAAGTTCTTACTTGTGAAGCTTCAGGAATTGCTCCTGGTATTATGGCTGCATATCAATTAGGAGTGCCGATGGTTTTTGCGAGAAAGAAAAAACCTTCAACTCTTAATGATGCTGTTTATTGGGCAGATGTATTTTCCTACACTAAAAAAGTTAACAATAAAATTTGTGTTGAAAAGAAATTCTTGAGTAGTGACGATCACTTATTAATTATTGATGACTTTTTAGCACATGGAGAAGCTGTTAAAGGGATGCTTAATATTGCAGATCAAGCAAATGCAACTGTAGCTGGTGTTGGCGTAGTTGTAGCTAAAGAATTCCAAGGTGGCAGTGAATGGGTTAAAGATCACGGCTACCGTCTTGAAGCCTTAGCTAGGATTGCTGATTTTGAAAATAATCAAGTGCATTTTGTAGGAGAAGAATAA
- a CDS encoding UDP-N-acetylglucosamine 1-carboxyvinyltransferase, whose product MKQMIIHGGKPLKGDVWIGGAKNSTVALIPASILSRTPVTLEGVPRIADVDNLMDLLSEMDVKCDFHETTLRINPDDIKRSPLPAGKIKSLRASYYFMGALLGRFGKAVVGFPGGDDIGPRPIDQHIKGFEALGATVENENDQIIITAPKTGLRGAKIHLKMPSVGATMNIIMASVMAKGQTIIENAAKEPEIIDLATFLNNMGAVIRGAGTEVIRIEGVEELKAQTPHTIIPDRIEAGTYVALAACIGNGIRIHNIIEEHLDSYLAKVEEMGVVIDADEDSLFVYPAGDLKMIQVRTDVYPGFATDLQQPITPLLLTAKSGEGVVIDQIYPKRVGHIPELQKMGANIQVEDNIILVHPTHHLHGAHVSAGEIRAGACLMLAGLMADGETIISNAGNILRGYDRIEQKLRQLGAEVSVIDV is encoded by the coding sequence ATGAAACAGATGATTATTCATGGTGGAAAGCCCCTGAAGGGCGACGTATGGATCGGCGGTGCTAAGAATTCCACTGTAGCATTGATCCCAGCGTCAATACTTTCGCGGACTCCTGTTACCCTAGAAGGGGTTCCGCGAATTGCTGATGTAGATAATTTGATGGATCTACTTAGTGAAATGGATGTAAAGTGTGATTTTCATGAAACTACTTTACGAATAAATCCGGATGACATTAAGCGTAGTCCCCTTCCAGCAGGAAAGATTAAGAGCTTGAGAGCTTCTTACTACTTTATGGGTGCATTATTAGGTCGCTTTGGTAAAGCTGTGGTGGGCTTCCCAGGCGGAGATGATATTGGCCCTCGTCCTATTGATCAGCATATTAAAGGCTTTGAAGCATTAGGTGCAACTGTTGAGAATGAAAACGATCAAATTATCATTACAGCTCCTAAAACTGGGCTTCGTGGTGCAAAAATTCATTTAAAGATGCCTTCTGTAGGCGCAACAATGAATATAATTATGGCTAGCGTAATGGCAAAGGGCCAAACTATTATTGAAAATGCAGCTAAGGAACCTGAAATTATTGATTTAGCTACATTTTTGAATAATATGGGCGCTGTTATTCGTGGTGCAGGTACTGAAGTAATTCGAATTGAAGGAGTAGAGGAATTAAAAGCACAAACTCCTCATACTATTATTCCTGATCGAATTGAAGCTGGAACTTATGTAGCTCTAGCTGCTTGCATCGGAAATGGTATTAGAATTCATAATATTATCGAAGAACACCTAGATTCTTACTTGGCTAAAGTAGAAGAAATGGGTGTAGTAATTGATGCTGATGAAGATTCACTTTTTGTTTATCCAGCAGGTGACTTGAAAATGATTCAAGTTAGAACTGATGTATATCCTGGATTTGCGACTGATTTACAGCAGCCAATTACTCCACTTCTTCTAACAGCTAAGAGCGGTGAAGGCGTAGTAATTGATCAAATATATCCTAAGCGTGTTGGTCATATTCCTGAACTTCAGAAGATGGGTGCAAATATTCAAGTAGAAGATAATATTATCTTAGTTCATCCAACTCATCATTTGCATGGAGCACATGTTAGTGCTGGTGAAATTAGAGCAGGAGCTTGTTTGATGCTTGCTGGTTTAATGGCAGATGGTGAAACTATCATTTCAAATGCGGGCAATATTTTACGTGGCTATGATAGGATCGAACAAAAATTGCGTCAACTAGGTGCAGAAGTATCTGTGATTGATGTTTAA
- a CDS encoding beta-carotene 15,15'-monooxygenase: MSQKNYVSQSSIQDFLSARKRSSTLIATGVMLCIFSPITLLILISLIRLDILTSSINFATGIGVIVLILLVAAAVALFIAGNHWLKVHENFEYEECNLSDKTKEQIFKLSKEYENQHLVLKIIGITFCILSAIPLMTGSLFIGSLSNSRIDDLMTGLSTATLFLVGIGVFFLVKTNIVRDSFNIILQIEDYTTEKKTNKKIIEKYATIYWMTISFIYLAYSFINNNWSQSWIIWPLAGITYGILETIISLKKKKSISE; encoded by the coding sequence ATGTCTCAAAAAAATTATGTATCTCAATCTTCTATTCAAGACTTTTTATCTGCTAGAAAACGCAGTTCTACTTTGATTGCTACTGGCGTCATGCTATGTATTTTCTCACCCATTACTTTATTAATCTTAATCAGCCTAATAAGATTAGATATCTTAACTTCATCGATTAATTTTGCAACAGGAATTGGCGTAATTGTTTTAATACTTCTAGTTGCAGCCGCTGTAGCTCTCTTTATTGCGGGAAATCACTGGCTAAAAGTTCACGAAAATTTCGAGTATGAAGAATGTAATCTTTCTGACAAAACAAAAGAGCAAATTTTCAAATTGAGTAAAGAATATGAAAATCAGCACCTAGTGCTAAAGATTATTGGCATTACTTTCTGTATTTTATCTGCCATTCCACTTATGACGGGATCTTTATTTATTGGGTCTCTTTCAAATAGTCGAATTGATGATCTAATGACTGGTCTTTCAACTGCTACGCTTTTTCTTGTAGGAATTGGTGTCTTTTTCTTAGTCAAAACCAATATTGTTCGTGATAGTTTTAATATTATTTTGCAAATAGAGGACTATACTACTGAGAAAAAAACCAACAAAAAAATAATTGAAAAATATGCCACTATTTACTGGATGACTATTTCTTTTATCTATCTTGCTTATAGTTTCATTAACAATAATTGGAGTCAAAGCTGGATTATTTGGCCACTTGCTGGAATTACATATGGGATTCTTGAAACAATCATTTCTTTAAAAAAGAAAAAATCAATTTCAGAATAA
- the rpoE gene encoding DNA-directed RNA polymerase subunit delta — protein MGLDDFQGQNKDELSMIEVARAILQDSGKRMAFADIVNAVQNFLGKSDEEIRERLPQFYTDMNTDGEFISMGDNVWALRSWFPYESVDEEVNHPEDEEDVPRKKHHKKVNAFIGDSDDDDIIDYDSDDPEDEDLDVDEEDTNEDDYSDDDLDDADDNELDDGIEGQLSELHQDDLDDDDE, from the coding sequence GTGGGGTTAGATGATTTTCAAGGCCAAAATAAGGACGAATTGTCAATGATCGAAGTTGCTCGTGCAATTTTACAAGATAGCGGCAAGCGAATGGCCTTTGCTGATATCGTTAACGCCGTCCAGAACTTTCTGGGTAAGAGTGACGAAGAAATTCGTGAGCGTTTGCCACAATTTTACACTGATATGAACACTGATGGTGAATTCATTTCAATGGGTGATAATGTTTGGGCATTGCGTTCTTGGTTCCCATATGAATCTGTTGATGAAGAAGTAAACCATCCAGAAGATGAAGAAGATGTACCACGTAAGAAACACCACAAGAAAGTTAATGCTTTCATTGGTGATTCTGACGATGATGATATTATCGACTACGATTCAGATGATCCAGAAGATGAAGATTTGGATGTTGACGAAGAAGATACTAATGAAGACGACTACTCAGATGATGATCTTGATGATGCCGATGACAATGAATTAGATGATGGTATTGAAGGCCAATTATCTGAACTTCATCAAGATGATCTTGATGACGATGATGAGTAA